Sequence from the Nymphaea colorata isolate Beijing-Zhang1983 chromosome 9, ASM883128v2, whole genome shotgun sequence genome:
GCCGATTCATCCGAGATGCTGCATATATAATAAAGTTCAGTTTTGGAAAAGCACCATCATCATGAGAATGTACACGCGATGGAAAATTTATGTCAGTTAACATCAGACATTCTGCTGCCTCCAACTGAAACTCTTTTCCCGGTCTCTTAATTTTCACGCCACAAGAAAACGACAACAAATTCCGGCGGACGGAGTGCCGGAATCCGGTACACGGATTCTTTTGGTAACACAAAGAATAAGATATTTACTGCTTCTGTACAAAAGGAAGCCAACCCCAACCTTACCAATGCCAGATCGAGAAAAACGATATTGGAGATGGGCATCATCGGTTTCCGGCAATCTTAGAAGCCTGAACATATGTCTCCTCTCCACGAAGGTGGAATCCCGGCGCTTTTCTTGAACTCTTGAAACCCAGATACGTACTCTCATATCGATCGACATTACGAATCCGAAGGCAACTCGGATATGCTCGCTAAACGAGGCCGCCAGACACCGACGCGTCCTCGGCGCTGATCCCCAGACATGCCGGCGTTCTCCGATAAGATATCGGACAGATATCGATCGGAGACGAGCTGCTGGGATTTGGAGGGATTGGGTTTGGACGACACGGTCGAGAATTCTTGATTCTTCTTcctgtggtggtggtggtgctggtggtggGAGGCGGAGCAGGACTTTGGTTCTGGGGGGCTGGAAGTTCTGACGGGCACTAGGAAGTAGATCTTGCCGCGCTGCAGCTCGGCGTCGGCGGGGAGGACGACGATGCGGTGGACGACGCCGTCGTCGGACGTCCGGCGACGGAGAACGTGCTTGGGATTAGCCCTCATGACGTCGCCGGCTTTCACTGATGTGGTGAACTCCTCGACCCGGCCATTGAGATGAACGACTCGGATTACATCCAGGGAGCCGCAGGGGAGGATGCAGGAGATGCAGCACCGGATGGTGTTCCTCATCTCTctacctctttctctctctctcgttacaGCACTCGACGACCATTGATTAAAATGCTCACaccgtctctttctctctctacagaTCAGTCTGGAGCTTTCCAATTATGCTGCTTTGGAATATAGAACGCCCTCTTGCTCGCACGCCTCTTCCTTGCTTTTCATGAGATGGGATGGGATGGTGAGAGTGACCCTGCAAACGGGTCTGGACCCTCTTCTCATATGGGTACCGCTTTGATCGGAGTTTGGATCTCACCACCAGTGGGTGAGATGGGCCATGGTTTGTCATGATATGAGGTTGTACAAGAGCTGGTTTAGATCTGATTTCTTATCTATTTAggtgatccaaatccaatctaaTTGTGCCCCCCAGTTCCATGGTAGGGTAAAAACTGACATAAGGATGGAACCAGATTATGAGCATACACTATCCGAATCCATGCAGCTTATGCATTTAAACTGGGTATATGTACctttaatcatatctgttttgtcatatattcacatattcaaatatctgttttttcatatattcacatatttagattcgaatatgaacaaagaaaagtcatatctaaatctgaatctgaaatctaattTCTCATTACCAATCTGGtatgaatttgacttttacattcataaccaaatgcaaattttgaactgaatgtagctgattttcaaaatgtaaaagcattggacatataagatatttatttaaaactaaactcaatctaaatttgataaaaaaaaaaagatcaggtagttatatatatatatatatatatatatatatatatatatatatatatcaaaatccaaatccaaatccaatcgaATGTCATTTCATAAATCTAAATCGATATGCTTactgaatatgatttttttttttttcggttagATCGGACATCCATTCTAAATCCCATATATTGAAACTCGTCTGCATTAAAACTTCAAGCTCAAGTTTGCTTACAACTTTACAGGTACAATTGTAAGAGGACcaataattttctgaaaagtCATCGGAAACTTGATAGGAAACTCTCTAAGCTGGTTATATGTATAGACTTATGCACCTGTGCACCGTACACATGCTCATTTAAAAACACATGCCCGGAGTGGGCGAGGGGGATACATGTCATGCACCGAAGGTCGCGCATGGTACACCCTAGTGCATGTAACGACCCCTCATGACCTCTATATAGGCAGCACAAAGCTTTATGGAGGTGGTGGCAACAGTTACCCCAGAGTGGTGCATACAACATATAGTTACGGAAACAATGCAAGGGAATTGGAGTATTTggaaatttttccaaaaaaaaaaagaaaaaaaaacttttttggacttttcactttttcattatcttcttATGGTGAACTATAGGATCCAAGAGCATCATTGGTTGGATCTGAATCCGGTGGTCCAAGAACCGGTCAAACCTAGTCAGCCCAAAGGGTCCTACTGAACATGAATCCACAATGGTCCAGGCTGAGACAAGAGCTTTGTGGAAGGGTTAGGTTTGGACAGTGTGATATTTGGGTCCCTAAAGAGATAGGAAATGTGGACCAAAGACAAGTTGGAGCAGCTGGAATtgcaaggagagagagaaagatctagagagagagagagagagatgaagatgagggtGGACTGGCTAATGAATGGATCACATGGGTGCATGGCTCAGCTCTCCTGTCTTTATCATTTCCTTAGCTATCAAAGctttaaaagattttatttttttcttaaataaagaaaaaaagaag
This genomic interval carries:
- the LOC116261051 gene encoding uncharacterized protein LOC116261051; the encoded protein is MRNTIRCCISCILPCGSLDVIRVVHLNGRVEEFTTSVKAGDVMRANPKHVLRRRTSDDGVVHRIVVLPADAELQRGKIYFLVPVRTSSPPEPKSCSASHHQHHHHHRKKNQEFSTVSSKPNPSKSQQLVSDRYLSDILSENAGMSGDQRRGRVGVWRPRLASISELPSDS